The DNA window CGGATCGTGGAACGCATCCGCATCGAGGAAAGGGCGGTCCATTCCAGTCCAGCCGAGGCCGCTCAGATCGTGCTGAAGTCACCTCGCGCGTGCCGCACTGTTTTGGAGTCGTTGGCCGCTGAAGCGGACTCAGGACGGTTAAATGCCGCCACGTTTGCCCCGACGCTGCGCGCCGCTCAGCGCTTGCTCGATTCGCTCAGGCGGGCACGACTCATCAATGGCTAACGCGGAGCCATCCAACCATTCCGAGCCTTTGCGGCCGATGCCAAATTAGCAGGGCCAAGCGGAGCAAGGGGGCCGTCGATGATGGCGCTCTGCTCAGCCACAGCCCGGTACGAGTGATGCCGTTGTGAAGCAGCGGGTTTCACGTTGTTTCATTGAGTTTCGTACGTAGCGGTAATCGTGTGTGTCGCAGCGGAATTCGACGAATCTATTTCATACGACCGTCGCATAGCGCGATTAGGTGGCTTACCGTTCTAGACATGAAACGACGCGAGACGGATCGCCGGGAGGCGCAGCCCGCCGAGACGGCTGTCGGTGAGCAGTCCGTGATCAGCGCTTCAACATGAGTTGGGAAGCCCTTGCCTGGGCGAAAGACTCGGACATCGCACATCCGGTCGCGAAGTTCATTCTCGTCCTGTTGGCAAACAAGGCGGACGAAAACTTCTCGTGCTACCCGTCAATTCGCACACTCATGGCCGAATCCGGTGCCGGCAGAAGCACGATCTTGCGTGCGCTGAGCTATCTGGAGACGCGCGGGTTGATGAGCCGGCGTCCGCAATTCCATGACTCCGGGGCCCGGCGTTCAACCCCCTGTGTGACAGGGTTAAGTGAGACAGCAGCAGTAGCCAATCATCGCTACAGGGCGAGACAGGATCACCATTTTCCGTGACTATGACGATCGCATCCCTGGAGGGGTGCAGTGATAATGACCAAGTGGACAACGTGCCCGATCCAGGTGCTC is part of the Mycobacterium sp. HUMS_12744610 genome and encodes:
- a CDS encoding helix-turn-helix domain-containing protein, with amino-acid sequence MSWEALAWAKDSDIAHPVAKFILVLLANKADENFSCYPSIRTLMAESGAGRSTILRALSYLETRGLMSRRPQFHDSGARRSTPCVTGLSETAAVANHRYRARQDHHFP